A genomic region of Aspergillus oryzae RIB40 DNA, chromosome 1 contains the following coding sequences:
- a CDS encoding uncharacterized protein (predicted protein), giving the protein MQDPTTPSKPPSSRQPSSLACVSCRRRHLKCDALLPACTRCQSTNLECRYVRSRRGLRTKPTNQSPQRFHEQMLTADDFATWLNATTLATDLEADPVLLQGLETPPVWDIPCLQDDTTTATWHEPEPVTTITPEIAYDPMVQLYYQNFHRSHPFLIPRKVLHSPLRHRIPTYITGIMRYIGAHYYPEARFKEEFRPAAYTVLSDVTPRDGFKVQGLLLLAVIEHAHGQEENAYLKIQMAIDLALELGMNRTSFALVNSEGSSVLAESWRRTFWELYVVDGLLAAMRDQSSYRLFSHKADVRLPCAEELYNSASEITPTTRTLDDLKQSWSLDQCSSSFTYRIEAAQNLGLVMEVNRSLDIDLEARVETVDATLVSSLMQIPSS; this is encoded by the exons ATGCAGGACCCTACCACCCCGTCCAAGCCACCCTCATCCCGGCAGCCCTCTTCCTTAGCTTGTGTATCCTGTCGCCGCCGCCATTTAAAGTGCGATGCCCTGCTACCAGCCTGTACTCGCTGCCAATCCACCAATTTAGAATGTCGTTATGTTCGGTCGAGGCGAGGATTGCGTACAAAACCGACTAATCAATCCCCCCAGCGGTTCCACGAACAAATGTTGACTGCAGACGATTTTGCTACCTGGCTGAATGCCACCACTCTCGCAACAGACTTGGAG GCAGATCCGGTACTTCTTCAAGGGCTCGAAACGCCGCCAGTATGGGACATTCCTTGCCTCCAGGATGATACAACCACAGCCACCTGGCACGAGCCAGAGCCTGTCACCACGATTACCCCTGAGATAGCTTATGATCCAATGGTGCAGTTATACTATCAAAACTTCCACCGGTCACACCCTTTCTTGATACCGAGAAAGGTacttcattctcctcttcgccACCGAATACCCACCTATATCACAGGGATTATGCGTTACATTGGCGCACATTACTACCCCGAAGCAAGATTCAAGGAAGAATTCCGGCCGGCAGCGTATACGGTTCTATCCGATGTCACCCCGCGGGACGGGTTCAAAGTTCAAGGACTGTTGTTACTTGCGGTCATCGAGCATGCCCACGGCCAAGAAGAGAACGCGTACCTAAAGATCCAAATGGCGATTGATCTCGCCCTGGAGCTGGGAATGAACCGGACCAGTTTTGCTCTCGTAAACTCTGAAGGTAGTTCGGTGCTCGCCGAAAGCTGGCGGAGGACGTTCTGGGAACTATATGTTGTAGACGGGCTGTTGGCAGCTATGCGAGACCAAAGCTCGTATCGTCTGTTTTCCCATAAGGCGGATGTGCGATTGCCTTGCGCTGAGGAACTGTATAATTCTGCCAGTGAG ATCACGCCAACTACACGAACATTGGACGACCTCAAACAAAGCTGGTCCCTAGACCAATGCAGCTCCTCCTTCACTTACCGAATTGAAGCTGCGCAGAACCTCGGGCTGGTCATGGAAGTGAACCGCTCACTGGATATTGATCTCGAGGCCCGGGTTGAGACAGTTGACGCCACTCTTGTCTCGTCGCTCATGCAAATACCTTCATCTTAG
- a CDS encoding fungal specific transcription factor domain-containing protein (predicted protein) has product MITYLALIYLHHPRSSMRFASFHARTWCTRLRICNNNPPPTELDLHSQKFLRAADMLSNLVTLPSTIKSRTPFFTCALAMCVIVHTAACLIMSTPDKVESLKARIQLSIGGLNMLGKSWPLAKMVRQQMVNMYQEVGLR; this is encoded by the exons ATGATCACCTACCT AGCACTTATATATCTTCACCACCCTCGTTCGAGTATGcgctttgcttctttccacgCTCGCACGTGGTGCACCCGGCTCCGAATTTGCAACAACAACCCGCCGCCTACAGAGCTGGACCTGCATTCGCAAAAGTTCCTGCGTGCGGCGGATATGTTATCCAACCTCGTCACTCTGCCGAGTACAATCAAGTCCAGGACTCCTTTCTTTACATGTGCCCTCGCAATGTGTGTTATTGTACACACGGCAGCGTGCCTGATCATGTCGACCCCTGACAAGGTCGAGTCGCTCAAGGCACGAATACAATTGAGCATCGGGGGTCTGAATATGCTGGGCAAGTCCTGGCCGCTGGCAAAGATGGTGAGACAGCAGATGGTGAATATGTATCAAGAGGTCGGACTGCGCTGA
- a CDS encoding cytochrome P450 (cytochrome P450) yields the protein MSIKVIVLYTAFTSPLRRVPGPLYTVLTRLPLKLASLTGNRIYFVHELHRKYGPIVRIAPDEVDISSLAEFREIHRAGSPFLKSKWYEKFVPSKRSGVFTMRDPKEHAARRKLFARPFSKSELRRTWEPAVREKVQLAVSQIQRELKAVGKSDLLKWWTFLATDVSGQLMFGESFNMLQLGKKNQYINVLESTMMGSGIGAELPLVAWLGRHIPLSSFQNMFRATDYLFQYGQRAVTNSRTTSNASRNIFAGMVYESEKGDGIITDEEVVLEAGNLIVAGSDTTAITLTYLIWAVLSQPKLQRELEEEVNSLSADFDDSALEELPLLNAVIMEALRLYGAAPGALPRETPEGGAKFCGYFIPQGMTVTTQAYSIHRDGDIYPDPERFDVSRWLKTETSASELAKKAFSPFGAGGRICLGIHLAWMELRLATAQFFRECAGVRLAPSATWENMRPVNYFLISPRGHQCEVECNY from the exons ATGAGCATCAAGGTGATC GTCCTCTATACAGCTTTCACGTCCCCTCTTCGGCGCGTCCCAGGCCCATTATACACAGTCCTGACTAGGTTACCTCTGAAGCTAGCAAGTCTCACAGGAAATCGCATTTATTTCGTCCACGAGCTGCACCGGAAATATGGCCCAATTGTCCGTATTGCCCCGGACGAGGTCGACATATCTTCACTTGCTGAATTCAGGGAAATTCATCGCGCCGGATCTCCATTCCTGAAGTCAAAATGGTACGAAAAGTTCGTCCCCTCCAAGAGATCTGGAGTCTTTACGATGAGAGACCCTAAAGAACATGCTGCACGGAGGAAGCTGTTTGCACGACCATTCTCGAAATCAGAGCTGCGCCGGACCTGGGAGCCAGCTGTCAGGGAGAAGGTCCAATTGGCAGTCTCTCAGATCCAGCGGGAGTTAAAAGCAGTCGGGAAATCCGACTTGTTGAAATGGTGGACGTTCCTTGCGACAGATGTGAGCGGGCAATTAATGTTCGGAGAGTCGTTTAACATGCTTCAGCTTGGGAAA AAAAACCAATACATAAATGTGCTGGAATCCACCATGATGGGCTCTGGAATCGGAGCGGAGCTTCCGTTGGTGGCGTGGCTCGGTCGTCACATTCCTCTTTCATCCTTTCAGAACATGTTCCGTGCGACTGACTACCTTTTCCAATATGGGCAGCGGGCGGTAACAAACAGCCGGACGACCAGTAATGCTAGTCGTAACATCTTTGCTGGTATGGTGTATGAGTCGGAGAAGGGCGACGGCATTATTACCGATGAAgaggtggtgctggaggccGGGAATCTTATCGTCGCCGGTTCAGATACAACCGCAATCACTCTTACGTACCTCATATGGGCAGTGCTCTCACAACCGAAACTGCAACGCGAactagaagaagaagtcaacAGCCTCAGCGCCGATTTCGATGACTCTGCGTTGGAGGAGTTACCACTGCTTAATGCAGTCATTATGGAAGCATTGAGGCTTTATGGGGCTGCACCAGGGGCGCTGCCTCGAGAGACACCTGAAGGTGGAGCGAAGTTCTGTGGCTACTTCATTCCCCAAGGGATGACCGTGACCACGCAGGCCTATTCAATCCACAGGGACGGGGATATTTATCCAGATCCCGAGAGGTTTGATGTCAGCCGCTGGCTCAAGACGGAGACGAGCGCCTCTGAGCTTGCCAAGAAGGCTTTTTCACCATTTGGTGCTGGGGGTAGAATTTGTCTTGGGATTCATCTGGCTTGGATGGAGCTCCGTTTGGCGACGGCGCAATTCTTCCGAGAGTGTGCAGGGGTCAGATTGGCGCCAAGTGCGACATGGGAGAACATGCGGCCAGTGAATTACTTTTTAATCTCACCAAGGGGGCATCAGTGTGAGGTTGAGTGTAACTACTGA
- a CDS encoding uncharacterized protein (predicted protein) has product MATADIVFATGCRMPLDRFFPGVTQTPRAHLSHVMFLPIRLNDRDRDRDRERKVSSSSAVSSKTKSKPRSSHGRPNRSSTKEHDRDAPTGRSSTPTTSNSQQQRRSSMPGVDSASRPVTASFLESRTSLPYPTFSKAHSRESVVQPDLPTPDPTDLTEENKDGGKRHSQHRTDNHHAPPSPPLTSVDQNSRKGSTVGDKEDKEKPKDGKAKIRIRAESTRSSSSLRSKRDDESKTSKTMRADTPSSRTKRSSHDKDIPARTASRNSTKSKIVEEAALPKRSSSSRAAPVVSPPRSPATVRDIGSESANGSDATIAAQQQSSSRKPKSPEKPPSRNQTRSSMSQRPGSRTSADFAFEYGRSPTSNSAYGAPPPPPPPPEVPVTIPRVDYLLQNGGLDHRVPKALLLAAGTPDQSPYQPFQPQLAASKIFDPFSRILEDYHKVMAKNGSLAVATGYRSVARRLLDRLEAVFARDISSESCNCLMCVHEGLEPEEHPSGVSWGEVLELVSGRQDLPNWPPFMLSLSVNDAELSGDEHIPMQKMDIDIPEEYREHFMRQSRKTKVTVDKWLSEQVSQATNAPDEVDDETLTFAILTHLGPEQRPLFRALLGIPASSPTPQPDGKRPPRPSALISSSLAIQRLYRLPSPPRDPETAIYMLNHPELHHVLATLAAISDDEWDILISGRFDGFLRSGAEDSFAGSTPQRWSSSRSNTPFTTGGISRGPTPSPMDPNSRPASQPYGRVASPANFGGPIALDEEMEIAALAEIERDIYLGMEALEDAFEALHCKAEVVRRALRERGAGLSVANQQRRGSYVEARLGTPASGLGTWEDSTEDDGLDDDRSLAPDDSASNISSNRRRRPKRRTERRTPAPVEEEDEEQDTYDSRRDRGSKRR; this is encoded by the exons aTCGTCTTCGCGACGGGATGTCGCATGCCCCTCGACCGGTTTTTTCCTGGAGTGACTCAAACGCC TCGAGCCCATTTATCCCACGTCATGTTTCTACCCATAAGGCTAAATGACCGAGATCGCGACAGGGACCGAGAGCGAAAAGTGTCGTCATCCTCCGCCGTCTCTTCCAAAACAAAATCCAAACCTCGCTCGTCCCACGGTCGGCCCAACCGCTCTTCAACCAAGGAACACGATCGAGACGCCCCGACGGGCCGCTCCTCGACCCCTACGACCTCCAACTCACAGCAACAGCGTCGGTCCTCCATGCCGGGCGTCGACAGTGCCAGCCGTCCTGTCACGGCTTCCTTCCTCGAGTCGAGGACCAGCTTGCCGTATCCTACTTTCTCCAAAGCCCATAGTCGAGAATCTGTGGTCCAACCGGACCTTCCTACCCCAGACCCGACCGATCTAactgaagaaaataaagacgGGGGGAAGCGACATAGCCAACACCGCACCGATAACCATCATGCACCGCCTAGCCCACCGCTGACTAGTGTCGATCAGAACTCACGCAAAGGAAGCACGGTCGGAGacaaagaagataaagagaaaCCGAAAGATGGGAAGGCCAAGATTCGGATCAGAGCCGAATCGACCAGGTCGTCGTCAAGTCTGCGGTCCAAAAGGGATGATGAGTCTAAGACAAGTAAGACTATGCGTGCAGACActccatcctccagaacAAAACGGTCTAGCCACGATAAGGACATTCCCGCCCGGACAGCGAGTCGCAACTCTACGAAATCGAAGATTGTCGAAGAAGCCGCACTGCCCAAACGATCCTCTTCCAGTCGTGCTGCTCCGGTAGTGTCACCCCCTCGATCCCCCGCGACCGTTCGCGACATCGGCTCGGAATCGGCAAACGGGTCAGATGCGACTATTGCTGCACAACAACAGTCGTCTTCTCGCAAGCCGAAGAGTCCAGAGAAACCGCCTTCTCGAAACCAGACACGGTCGTCTATGTCCCAGAGGCCCGGTAGTCGCACGTCGGCCGACTTTGCGTTTGAGTATGGTCGCTCTCCCACGTCGAACTCAGCCTACGGCGcccctcccccgcctcctcccccgCCAGAAGTGCCTGTTACAATTCCTAGAGTTGACTACCTGCTGCAGAACGGTGGCCTTGACCATCGAGTACCGAAGGCTCTCCTACTCGCCGCAGGTACTCCGGATCAATCGCCTTATCAACCTTTCCAGCCTCAGCTTGCAGCATCTAAGATCTTTGACCCATTCAGCCGTATACTCGAGGATTATCACAAAGTGATGGCTAAGAATGGTTCGCTGGCCGTTGCGACAGGATATCGATCGGTCGCACGTCGCCTTCTTGACCGACTTGAGGCTGTCTTTGCCCGTGACATCTCGTCAGAATCATGCAATTGCTTGATGTGTGTTCATGAGGGGCTCGAGCCTGAAGAGCATCCGTCAGGGGTCAGCTGGGGTGAGGTGCTGGAGTTGGTGTCTGGCCGCCAAGACCTACCCAACTGGCCCCCCTTCATGCTATCACTGTCAGTTAACGATGCGGAGCTGTCGGGTGATGAACACATTCccatgcagaagatggaCATCGacattccagaggaataCCGAGAGCATTTCATGCGGCAGTCGCGCAAGACAAAAGTGACCGTAGACAAATGGCTTAGTGAGCAAGTTAGCCAGGCCACCAACGCACCAGATGAGGTGGATGATGAGACCCTCACCTTCGCCATCCTGACACACCTTGGGCCCGAACAACGTCCTTTATTTCGTGCGCTGCTGGGAATCCCGGCTAGCTCTCCGACACCTCAGCCAGATGGAAAGCGTCCGCCTCGGCCTTCAGCactgatatcatcatctctaGCTATACAACGTCTCTATCGACTGCCATCCCCACCTCGGGACCCGGAGACTGCCATCTACATGTTGAACCATCCTGAACTCCACCATGTACTTGCGACACTCGCGGCTATTAGTGATGACGAATGGGATATTCTGATTTCAGGTCGCTTTGATGGATTTCTTCGCAGTGGTGCAGAGGATTCCTTTGCAGGGTCCACTCCGCAACGATGGAGCAGCAGCCGATCGAATACTCCTTTCACCACAGGAGGCATTTCTCGAGGTCCGACGCCCAGCCCAATGGATCCCAATTCCCGACCAGCCAGTCAGCCGTACGGCAGGGTTGCATCGCCAGCGAACTTTGGCGGCCCCATCGCcttggatgaggagatggaaattGCAGCCTTAGCAGAGATCGAGCGTGACATCTATCTCGGGATGGAAGCTCTAGAAGACGCCTTCGAAGCACTCCACTGCAAGGCTGAGGTCGTCCGTCGAGCCCTTCGCGAGCGCGGTGCCGGCTTGTCCGTGGCCAACCAGCAACGCCGCGGGTCATATGTCGAGGCTCGTCTGGGCACTCCAGCATCAGGACTCGGCACATGGGAAGACAGCACCGAAGACGACGGCTTGGACGATGACCGGTCCCTAGCCCCCGACGACTCGGCCAGCAACATCAGCTCCAACCGCCGACGACGACCCAAGCGCCGCACTGAACGACGGACCCCAGCGCcagtggaagaggaagacgaagaacaAGACACATACGACAGCCGACGAGATCGAGGCTCCAAACGGAGATAG
- a CDS encoding uncharacterized protein (predicted protein), translated as MNLTLLTTLLTTLATTNALTPNTANSTTGQKILDKALTAAGTPYAWGGGSCKGPTHDQPPYQYGDIGYDCSGLVCWAVCQVTGRDLFSEGLRVTSDMYCAEEKELKYKDSGDRMWNAPNDRVNKVQENSIAKFGEKPCPYVVRFA; from the exons ATGAAcctcaccctcctcaccaccctccTAACCACCCTGGCAACAACCAACGCCCTCACCCCCAACACCGCAAACAGCACCACCGGCCAGAAAATCCTCGACAAGGCCCTCACAGCAGCAGGAACGCCCTACGCCTGGGGCGGCGGATCCTGCAAAGGTCCTACACACGACCAACCGCCCTACCAATACGGCGATATCGGGTATGACTGCTCGGGACTCGTGTGTTGGGCTGTGTGTCAGGTCACAGGCCGGGATTTGTTCTCGGAGGGTTTGCGTGTGACGTCTGATATGTATTGcgcggaggagaaggagtTGAAGTATaa GGACTCTGGGGATCGCATGTGGAATGCTCCTAATGACCGCGTGAATAAGGTCCAGGAGAACAGTATCGCGAAGTTTGGGGAGAAACCTTGTCCTTATGTTGTGCGGTTTGCTTGA
- a CDS encoding uncharacterized protein (predicted protein) has translation MANSTIHFQASLFPHYTDFLAHVTGQIRDSQCNLFLVYKGIQNTWIQDAWDYIEDNHEGRAVSSAWRENGLITPEDFRELHTYAGTTLDFNQGPYRGSKKDPDLFTLPTTCLFPCLAMESGWSEDLTEMENDVDMFDNYHVSGVVKVYKLDENGMPVHEGPDQVIFPKPADSQNQVIGVARGDIVGRTRFQDRNPFDTLEYPLDILREIATIALDRMGLVPA, from the exons ATGGCAAACTCTACTATCCACTTCCAAgcttccctctttcctcaCTATACTGATTTTCTGGCCCACGTCACAGGGCAGATCAGAGACTCCCAGTGCAATCTCTTCCTAGTATACAAGGGTATACAAAACACTTGGATACAAGATGCCTGGGATTACATCGAGGATAACCATGAAGGCAGAGCCGTGAG TTCTGCTTGGCGTGAAAACGGATTGATAACACCCGAAGACTTTCGTGAGCTTCACACGTACGCAGGAACAA CTCTGGATTTCAATCAGGGGCCATATAGGGGATCAAAGAAGGATCCTGATCTTTTCACGCTCCCGACGACCTGCCTGTTCCCTTGCCTGGCTATGGAAAGCGGGTGGTCAGAGGATCTCACAGAAATGGAGAACGATGTGGACATGTT CGATAATTACCACGTTAGTGGGGTTGTCAAGGTCTATAAACTGGACGAGAATGGTATGCCAGTACACGAGGGACCAGATCAG GTGATTTTTCCGAAACCTGCGGATAGCCAAAACCAGGTTATTGGTGTCGCGCGAGGCGACATCGTTGGGCGGACCCGGTTCCAGGATCGTAACCCTTTTGACACCTTGGAGTATCCTTTGGATATTCTGCGAGAAATTGCCACTATTGCGTTGGATCGTATGGGACTTGTGCCAGCTTGA
- the gprC gene encoding protein gprC (predicted protein) has protein sequence MTRPNARVLLRSRSWPSYLSSRLWFCYYLSLIGWSSGAPTTHENKIEASSAACFLQGFWLQIGDPGSGLFVLAIAVHTFILVALGHKLSHRVFVCGVVGVWLFVAILVIIPLAAHGRFVFIPSGAWCWISEEYEPIRLWTHYIWIFLAEFGTVCLYAIMWFQLRRRIKQSAILGNSQTESLKRLRRVIGYMIIYPVAYIVLSLPLAAGRMATAQGQTPSIAFFCVAGAVITSSGLVDVLLYTLTRRNLILESEPSRDRSYNRFASSVNRKTDHLTTITAAEGKHTRTDISVLRTHRHREDDDEFGHTVREGSTDNIVQPSGMELAPLGKVYQHTTIEITHEPAYPEAESSDRSSKGSIGDGKGPAQSARMWGR, from the exons ATGACGAGG CCCAACGCAAGGGTCTTATTGCGGTCACGGTCATGGCCTTCCTATCTTTCATCGCGACTTTGGTTCTGCTATTATTTATCACTTATCGGCTGGTCTTCTGGCGCTCCAACTACGCACG AGAACAAAATAGAAGCATCTTCAGCggcttgctttcttcaaggATTCTGGCTGCAGATCGGGGATCCCGGCAGTGGTTTGTTCGTGCTTGCAATTGCTGTCCATACATTTATTCTGGTAGCACTAGGTCACAAACTGAGCCATCGGGTCTTTGTTTGTGGTGTGGTTGGTGTATGGCTTTTTGTAGCCATCTTGGTTATCATTCCACTTGCAGCTCACGGACGATTTGTGTTCATCCCATCGGGCGCATGG TGCTGGATCAGCGAAGAGTACGAGCCAATCCGTTTGTGGACCCATTATATCTGGATTTTCCTGGCTGAATTCGGGACTGTCTGCCTTTACGCCATCATGTGGTTTCAGCTACGACGTCGGATCAAGCAATCGGCGATTCTCGGAAACAGTCAAACAGAAAGTCTCAAGCGCCTGCGACGTGTCATTGGGTACATGATTATCTATCCGGTTGCGTACATTGTTCTATCATTGCCTCTTGCTGCAGGGCGAATGGCAACAGCCCAAGGTCAAACGCCAAGCatcgccttcttctgtgtCGCTGGTGCCGTGATCACGAGTTCAGGCTTAGTTGATGTCCTTCTCTACACGCTCACCCGCCGAAACCTCATTCTGGAGTCCGAACCGAGTCGCGATCGCAGTTACAACCGCTTTGCAAGCAGCGTAAACCGGAAAACTGACCATCTTACGACCATTACCGCCGCAGAAGGCAAGCACACTCGGACTGATATCAGCGTTCTACGCACCCATCGACACCGtgaagacgacgatgaaTTCGGTCACACTGTGCGCGAAGGATCTACCGACAATATCGTGCAACCTTCCGGCATGGAACTGGCCCCTCTAGGAAAGGTGTATCAACATACTACAATTGAAATCACCCATGAACCTGCATACCCGGAGGCTGAAAGCAGTGACCGGTCGAGCAAAGGCTCCATTGGTGACGGCAAAGGCCCTGCACAGAGCGCTAGGATGTGGGGGAGATAG